In Argonema galeatum A003/A1, one DNA window encodes the following:
- a CDS encoding alpha-amylase family glycosyl hydrolase, with translation MVATPPSQSSSSQYEVADAYKQVETLVSEPKPEIDIDLDFLYTRDIEFRQETIYFIVVDRFHDGDPDNSEGPNPELYDPEGKDWGKYWGGDLQGIIDKLDYLKNLGVTAIWLTPLFEQVEALFINSAAIHGYWIKDFKRINPRFIKEGEEPSLNKTQDTKDTTFDRLIAELHKRKMKFILDIVCNHSNPDFSGNKGVLYDDGVKIADFNDDKNGWYHHYGEVSNWEDEWQVQNCELSGLATFNENNSDYRDYIKSAIKQWLDRGVDALRVDTVKHMPIWFWQEFNADIQTYKPDVFIFGEWIYNDPRNEQSLEFANCSGMTILDFGLCVALRAALGQGAEGGFQLIQDVLSMDSRYNGANELITFIDNHDMPRFQSLNPDPEMLRLAIDLIMTTRGIPCIYYGTEQYLHDDTNGGNDPYNRPKMENWDTETPVYRDIRLLSGLRRLNPAVSLGSHWHKYLTPDVYCYVRRYRDNRCFVAMNRGNPVTIEAVHTDLPDGEHTDVLSRSKFEVKDGNLYNLELGSREVIIISHVGERVKGQTIVRAQVNGINTQPGERIIIIGDCPELGNWDISKGYGLEYINENTWFAEIPFDESAGRLITYKYAMLREGQSPLRENVVARRWFVASEGMVKWRDAWAW, from the coding sequence ATGGTAGCGACCCCTCCCTCTCAAAGTTCGTCATCTCAATATGAGGTGGCTGATGCTTACAAACAAGTTGAAACCCTGGTATCGGAACCGAAACCAGAGATTGATATAGATTTAGACTTTCTCTATACCAGAGACATAGAATTTCGTCAAGAAACGATTTATTTCATCGTTGTCGATCGCTTTCATGACGGCGATCCCGACAACAGCGAAGGGCCAAACCCAGAACTTTACGACCCAGAGGGTAAAGATTGGGGTAAATATTGGGGTGGAGACTTACAGGGAATTATTGACAAACTCGACTACTTAAAGAACTTGGGAGTCACAGCAATTTGGCTCACTCCCCTATTCGAGCAAGTGGAAGCATTGTTTATTAACAGTGCCGCAATTCATGGCTACTGGATTAAAGACTTTAAGCGCATTAATCCTCGCTTTATTAAAGAGGGTGAAGAGCCTTCTTTGAACAAAACCCAAGACACCAAAGACACAACTTTTGACAGGCTGATTGCTGAGTTACACAAACGGAAAATGAAATTTATTCTGGATATTGTGTGTAACCACAGCAATCCAGATTTCAGCGGCAACAAAGGCGTACTTTATGACGACGGTGTTAAAATTGCCGATTTCAACGATGATAAAAATGGCTGGTATCACCACTATGGTGAAGTAAGTAACTGGGAAGACGAGTGGCAGGTACAAAACTGCGAATTGTCTGGTTTGGCAACCTTCAACGAAAATAATTCAGACTACCGAGACTACATCAAATCAGCGATTAAACAATGGCTAGACCGAGGCGTTGATGCTTTGCGGGTGGATACCGTTAAGCATATGCCTATTTGGTTTTGGCAGGAGTTTAATGCTGATATTCAAACCTACAAACCCGATGTTTTCATCTTTGGAGAATGGATTTATAACGACCCCAGAAATGAGCAATCGCTTGAATTTGCCAATTGCTCTGGCATGACAATCCTAGACTTTGGTCTTTGCGTAGCGCTTCGAGCAGCTTTGGGTCAAGGAGCAGAAGGGGGATTTCAACTGATTCAAGATGTTCTGAGCATGGATTCTCGCTACAACGGGGCAAACGAGCTAATTACGTTTATTGATAACCACGATATGCCCCGGTTCCAGTCGTTGAATCCAGACCCAGAAATGCTGCGGTTGGCGATCGATTTGATTATGACAACTCGCGGTATTCCCTGCATTTATTACGGCACAGAACAGTATCTCCACGACGATACAAATGGCGGCAACGATCCTTACAACCGCCCGAAAATGGAAAATTGGGACACCGAGACACCTGTTTATCGAGATATTCGGTTGCTATCAGGTTTGCGCCGACTCAATCCAGCAGTTTCTCTAGGAAGCCACTGGCACAAATACCTGACTCCCGATGTTTATTGTTATGTGCGGCGTTACCGCGATAACCGCTGTTTTGTGGCGATGAATCGGGGCAATCCTGTTACGATTGAGGCGGTTCATACAGATTTACCCGATGGAGAGCATACCGATGTTTTATCGCGGAGCAAGTTTGAAGTCAAAGATGGAAATTTGTATAATTTGGAACTAGGATCGCGGGAAGTGATTATTATCAGTCACGTTGGCGAACGAGTTAAAGGGCAAACGATCGTGCGGGCGCAAGTCAATGGCATCAATACTCAACCTGGTGAAAGGATTATCATAATCGGAGATTGTCCTGAGTTGGGCAACTGGGATATCTCTAAGGGTTACGGACTGGAATACATCAATGAAAACACCTGGTTTGCCGAAATTCCCTTTGATGAAAGTGCCGGAAGGCTGATTACTTATAAGTACGCGATGTTGCGCGAAGGGCAATCGCCATTGCGAGAAAATGTCGTCGCTCGTCGCTGGTTTGTAGCTAGTGAAGGCATGGTTAAATGGCGCGATGCCTGGGCTTGGTAG